The following is a genomic window from Engystomops pustulosus chromosome 11, aEngPut4.maternal, whole genome shotgun sequence.
gaaaatatgactcttctcatgccATTTTTAcacaagatgagtcaagtttagttgtTGCAggatagtgtcacttcagaatctATGGTTCTATAACACTTAGAAACAAGCTGCTAGTGTCATATTACAGatatgaatctcatctttcaaacacTTATGGCTTTGCAGATATAGATCCAGTTCCCGTCTATGTAACTGTTTGTATGTCCATTTCTGTAGATCTGAACTGAAAGATCTGTAAGAGGAGATTCTTgtctttaaaggggatttcccacgTCTCAATCcaatagtgatgttaacacaataaagatcattttaaccccttactttacaattttactcagttgtattgctgttttagctcctatcactccctaggctgcacAATCTCattgtgtgggcggggcctctctaaacagacacattatgatccatctagttctgtggggtgacaatgtggttacattatcagggtacaggtgtatatacactttcatctggcttctgacattgtactaactcagtgaaacataaaaagagagatgagacagatcagagatgcataagatgattacacagaggctgatagaccattacactgtgagctctactACATTtcacagctatgtgcctgcattccccttcccctggatcatttctctccttgtagcttgttgtttgcagcctctctctctgctcaccatgtgctgacaggctgTGAATCAGTGATTGTCTCTGACCTCCATGCAGTACACAGCAGAGaaagacagaaactcagctccacgatcttatccaagatggccaccacccgaccctaagagaagttacagggtcgtgtctaggggaaactgaaattttatacaccagaactgatagagacaggttgcaattatatctgtgaaatgctgcatttttgttaataacagtgaattagagaatttgttattttgttatcctgagtacatataaaaaaCTTGTCTGCGTGgtagaaatacccctttaagatgacatcagcaGCATGTTTCTGGGTACTATAGAAGAGAAGATAGggacttctgaagtgacactatacATGCAAacattaaacttgactcatctcctgTGAAAATAAGGTGGGAGGTAATtaaagaaaggacatttcatcccctctcTGAGGGGGCAGGTAGTTGAGTGGGGGGGGTGTAACCTGGTGACCTTTAAAAGAAGAACCTAATTAGAAAAAGCTAATGGCTGGAGACGAGTGCAGTCTCTGATGCACCACCAGGTTATGATGAGTACTAAAACAGgtgccacattcaggacatggaaACGGCTTCTCTCCAGTGTGAACCCTCTGGTGAGCCACGAAATGACCGTGATGGATAAAGGACTTGTCACAGTAAGGACACGAAAACTTCTTCTCttctgtgtgaattctttggtgAGCCACTAAATGTCCGTGATGAATGAAGGCCTTTCCACAGTAAGTACAAGAGAATCTCGTCTCCTCCATGTGAATCCTCTGGTGGGCTACAAAGTGACCTTTATGTATGAAGCTTTTTCTACACATAGGGCACGTGTATGGGTTGTCAAGCTTGTGACTTCTCAAGTGCTTGTTCAGGCTGCCCTTTAGTCGAAAACTTTTACTACACTTAAAGCAAGAAGAGGGTcgctcccccgtgtgaattctctgatgtgcaACAAAATATGAATTCTGAGAAAAGCTTTTCCCGCGGTCGGGACAAGAGAATTCTCCTGCGTGTATTCTCTGATGGGTCATATAGTGGGTTCTACGGGTTCTACATGAGAATGACTTCTGCTGGTCATCCAAGCTTAACGCCTGTCCAAAATATCCATCTCTCTTCACATCAGTAATCGGGCATTGCTGGTAATGGGCTGCGCTTGTATAGATGTAGTGACCTGTGAGGTTTTCTTCATCACATAAAGCGGATTCCTCTTTAATACGATGAAATGGATATTGTGTATGGACGGTGGGAAGACGGTATGGACTGTTTGGGTCAGTAGATGGTCCTCGATCACACGAGACTTGCTCTTTCTTGATATGAGTCGGAGGAGCCTGTAATTGATCTGTGAAGTCTGCTCTTTCATCATAAGAGACCGGCTCTTCTTTGATATGAACATATGTATACGGCAGGGTACGGTATGAACCTCTGAAAAATCCGCCATCAGAATCGGAGAGGTTTCCTTCAcggtacaagattggttctgccTTCATATGAATTGCATTTTTCGCTATATCTGCGGGGTGTGTCCCTTCCAGATCAAGCTCATCTCGAAAATACATTTTTTCGGTCATGTCTCCCATGACATTGTTCATTATGCCATAATGTCCCAATATTGTTCCATTTTCTTCAGTTGCCTACATATTTCCAAATAAACAAATGACAATTTCTTATTATTTCACAAATTCACCATCACCTCTTCCATATTAGTTAAAACATTATTTGAAGTTTTATTCATCTTTCTGTAAGGGTTCTGCAGATGTCTGCGAGACACAGCCATGACCCCTCCACTGCCGTGACCTCCATGTGTCTCTGACTGAGGCCTCATACACGCGACTGTGTGCCCATTGTAGGACATAAATAACGGGCCGCGTGCTGTTGTTTGGACACCACCGATATCAACGGCTGACTCACTACACAGTGTATACGCAGTGAATGCACCTCGCTGGCCTGAGACTACAGAAGATAACCGAGCCATGAGTGAGCTGCAAGAAAAGCGACTAGTTAGTGGCCCAATTCAATGGTCCTGTGCACGAGGCCTTACAGAAGGCTTCTCCTCTGAAGTCAAAAACCGTTAGAGGAGAAACCTGAAAATTAATTTGCATGGTACCACAAATCAAAAACAGACcatgctgagcagattttacagacTGATCACAATACCGGGTGTCATAGCAAGATATATGATGAATGGAGATCCGTCCCAGCACACGGTGTGTGAAATCCCGTTAGCTCACAGGTCATTTTTCATGGAGCCAGCCTAAAGCAAACAAAGTGCCTGGACCACAATTCAGGACACAAGATAAGTTGACTATATATTTCTCATATATAGTCGAACTTAGGTTTTTGGCTGAAGGGTTACTTGAAAGGgaactgcaacacccctgccaacgtataggcaaggtggCAGTTGCGAACAGCGCCCTCTGCCTGTCAGGATCTaactggtgagcctgcgcaactcgccCAGAGGATAATGCCAAGAGAACTATAAATTTCAGCTGttgattctgcctggaaaggaaAGAGTAAAATGGGTGTAAGATGCTATCTAATTaggtggctgtattgtaaactggagtgtgattggagagttgctaccacctgaccaggaggagtATAACACCCccgtgcagtgggagcacatgctcTTAGCTGGTTTAAtcccagagtgaagagagagtcagtgggtcctgtcgcgatcccccatCCTGACTGTCCGACGAAGATgtagtccggtgcgattcaccaagatcgtgcgcccaatatcctgcatgtgtcacttccctgctgaggtccaccggagttcaccttcttcttctcggtgcatgtaagtgcatgttgtgcgacacaatttggattTTTAAATcacacgcttagtccgaatcagttgggttgtccgacagcccgccccacggtttgtgtcgcatgattGTGTCAGTGAttgtccgacggaaatgcggtgtgcggacccttagtaaatgtgccccagtgtgtgcagcacacctttagtgctgtcacagataccaatcccaggaactgaatcaggtgactctaatccagagctgcagctccgACAATTTGGACACGGCTCGACcgcaactatcccagcctgcatctactaccaggctggtggaccactctccatgaccactccagcaaccagaatccgaatctgccGTTTGACCTTTTTGgtccgttgcctgctgttcaataaagaaccgtaagttgatttgcacaatgttgcctccgtctgatccctggatatggctgtataccaccacgggcttccccatccattacccagggacctatcctacagacacttaggggtttccccagggagaaccagtacattagcctctccctccatatttcttgcacacaccacctgctggagacctgccaggctgtaggtcagccctccagtccccataccaagcccgTGACATTGGCGTGCCTCCAGGCCCTAAGAAAaaactaggccccggtgggggatgttgcagaaccTATCATGCCGATTTaggatgttaaccccttaccgcaccATAATGTTCCCCAAAGTCATGGTGCGGCAGCAGGTACATGAAAAGGGCTCATGGGCATAATTCACCCACATCATTTTGGGCATAATTCACTCACTGCTAACAccattaaccatttaaatgcaccccccccccccccccccccggcaaagCCTTGATGTCtgacgatctgttgccatgaaagCCGGAAGTCTAAGTGAGACTCCCAGTCATTCAGCAGGATCTATAATAGTGTTACAGGGCAATACAAGTATATGGTATTGCAATATATGTTAGTATAAATCAGACCCCCCAGGGTTAAAAAACCCAAGGGGGTCTTAAAatccagtaaaaaaataaaacttttaataaaaaactaaaagCTCAAATCACCATCCCCCAAGTAACATCTTAAACATGTTAGGCATTgttgcatccaaaaatgcccagtctataaaaatataaaaatgggttttcccagCTGTAAACCCCTTAGCGGAAAATAacccccaaatgtctgaaacgccacttttttgccattttgcaatacataaaaatgtaaataaaaaagggatcaaaaggtcatgcagtccccaaaatggtagcaatagagGCATATTCTCACTTCTTATCATCTCATTTCTTCTATTTTGTAAAAATTTCGACTTTGGGTTGTATTTTCCGTTCAAGGGGTTAAACGCTAgtaataaaaactttattatatattgatagatcggacattttggcgatacataacttgtttatgatttttactgtttatttatatttttatcagttctagggaaaggggggtgatttgattttttaggtaatttttttaaattttatatttcttttaatactatttttcagaccccttagggaactttcaccctaggttgtctgattgatcctaccatatactgtcattctacagtatggcagtatatggggattttgcacatcatagatagcctaaaacatgacagccttTGTGTGACCCGAAGCTGTCAAGGCAATTGATCGCGGCTCGATGACGTCGATGGCGGCGCCCAAACGCCACTGGCGCGGTAATCAAAGGGTTAACTTCCACGATGGGTGCTAGCGATGGGTGTTAGCTCCATTGTGCAACAAACACTCGGTGAGTATGAGGAAAGCTCGGCCTCCCCCTTCCACTGTAGAACGTTCAGGGGTTAAGGACACGGCACTTTTTGTTTTTCCTGttcaaattccaaaagacataacttttttttattttttatctgacatATGAGGGTTTGTTATTTGCGGTAAGATTTCAATTTTCCAATGAATTTAATTTTATGGCAAAAATTGGCTAATTATTCAAAtttactgactcgagtataagccgagggtgggaaatgcattggtcacagcctgccagtatatagccagccccctgtagtgtatagccagcctgctcccagtagtatacagccaccctgcccccctgtaatatacaaccagccagccccatgtagtatacagccagcctgccccctgtagtatacagccagccccatgtattatacagccagcgtgccccctgtagtatacagccagcgtgccccctgtagtatacagccagcctgccccctgtagtatacagcctgccccctgtagtatacagccagcctgccccctgtagtatacagccagcctgccccctgtagtatacagcctgccagcccccctgtagtatacagcctgccagcccccctgtagtatacagcctgccagcccccctgtagtatacagccagcccagccagacAGACTGAAATCGCATTAAAACgcactaaaaacgccatgtgtggcatcatccttAGGAGTACAAAGATCGTTAGAAACacctgtaaaatccccatatactgcaatatagaagTATTGGTAGGAATGATCAAATCCCCAAGGGTTAAACTATCGTAGTGGgccgaaaaataataaaataaaaaaaggttcaaaataataataaaaaaaaaatttcttcccattacatggcataaaatattaaatgcagccactaagaagtacaatttgttacaccgaAAACAATCCCtcgtacagctctgtacattgactacgaggggacatgattaatttatgtaaatatacaaatggtccatacaaaaagtatgggggaaagttgtttcagattaaatcaaatcaaaagacgagggggcactgtctccgtctggagaaaacaaggtttaatcaccagagacgacagggcttttttactatgagaactgtcaatctgtggaatagctgagctcaggcgctggtcacagcagggacagcagagagcttcaagaagggtctagatgcctttttacaccttgaTAGTTATGTAATATAGAATTGTgtcccctaaatccctttctcatccaatcccttcccttccttggttgaacttgatggacaagtgtcttttttcaaccgttctcaactatgatactatgaatgagAAAGAAAAAATAGGGCATCCGCGGCAAGGGGCTAGGGGTGTAGCCCTACCTGCTTCTATAGTGGGACAAgagtaattaaataaaataattgtaaTCCTTGTGAATAAAATAAAGATGAATATGTGGGTGGCACTTTACACCATGGTTTAGAAGGTAGGGGTCCCTAAATAGCTTCACCCCAATCCTTGATTTGTCAGACACAACCAGGGATCCTAGGGAGAAGGTAGAAGCGGTTTATTACTTCTGTCTTCTCCTTTCTTCCATACATAGCACTCAAGTAGCTGACGTTACACTGTGCACCTGGCAGTCACATGATCGCTGGGTCTGAAAGGGTTAAGCTGCGGGGTCTGATCAGACATCTGCCCACCCAGGGGGTCATTTCCCctctaactggggctcttatagatgccaggGGAAAACTtggaataaataattaaaaaaaaatgactacatgggggacatatcaggtaaaaaaaaaaaacatacaatttaAAACAAAAACCCTCTACACTATAAAAACATCAGCACAGTCACCCTGAGACTATATAGTCTAATATGTATAGTGGAGAATATACTTACTATAGAttgtttaacagtttttttttattcttaactAGCCCCATATGtgtcataagaaaaaaaaaaaaagcacaaaaacttTTAAAGGTAATGCACAAAAAAAGTTAGACCAAttggtataaaaaaaattcaCTGAAAAAGCTCCGGCcattagagccttttcaggcctggTCATGGAGGGGTTAACCAGTGGAGAAGCTCAGGCTTATACATGGAGCAGTGGGATGGACAGTTACCCCTGACAACACTCTCCACCAATCATTCTTTGGTAAATGAATGCGGTGCCCTGATTGGTGGCGTCCTGTGAGCCCCTGCCGTCATGTCTAGGGCTCCTATGAGCTCAGCAGTGACAGAAGCTCCGACCCCCGACAACACTCACCTCCGGCTCCTGCGTACAAGGTCTGGGCTGCCTGGAGGCTGACGTCACTGGTCACGTGATACTGCAGATCATGTGACCGAGCTTCTATAGGCGGGACTTCCTGTTTCCAGCAGTGTAGGTTTATAAAGAATAGTAGTGACCGAGGCTTCCATAGAGCTGCCTGCAAGCAGGACACCGCTCACTGGCGGTAAGTGCGCGCGAGACAAGGAACATGTAGTGTGTAAGCGATAATACATAAATGTGTCTGACAATTCTGCATGAGTGCGAGCATCTGCATGCGTGTGTCAGGCACATATGTGTGCGAGCGTGTGTCACGTATGCCTCTGGAGCGTATGTGTGCCAGCGTGTGTCACGTATGCCTCTGGAATGTATGTGTGCGAGCGTGTGTCACGTATGCCTCTGGAGCGTATGTGTGCGAGCGTGTGTCACGTATGCCTCTGGAGCGTATGTGTGCGAGCATGTCACGTGTGCCTCTGGAGCGTATGTGTGCGAGCGTGTGTCACGTATGCCTCTGGAATGTATGTGTGCCAGCGTGTGTCACGTATGCCTCTGGAGCGTATGTGTGCGAGCATGTGTCACGTATGCCTCTGGAGGGTATGTGTGCGAGCATGTGTCACGTATGTCTCTGGAGGGTATGTGTGCGACCGTGTGTCACGTATGCCTCTGGAATGTATGTGTGCCAGCGTGTGTCACGTATGCTTCTGGAGCGTATGTGTGCCAGCGTGTGTCACGTGTGCCTCTGGAGCGTATGTGTGCGAGCATGTCACGTGTGCCTCTGGAGCGTATGTGTGCGAGCGTGTGTCACGTATGCCTCTGGAGCGTATGTGTGCGAGCGTGTGTCACGTATGCCTCTGGAGCGTATGTGTGCGAGCGTGTGTCACGTATGCCTCTGGAGTGTATGTGTGCGAGCGTGTGTCACGTATGTCTCTGGAGTGTATGTGTGCAAGCGTGTGTCACGTATGCCTCTGGAGGGTATGTGTGCAAGCATGTGTCACGTATGCCTCTGGAGGGTATGTGTGCGAGCGTGTGTCACGTATGCCTCTGGAGGGTATGTGTGCGAGCGTGTGTCACGTATGCCTCTGGAGGGTATGTGTGCGAGCGTGTGTCACGTATGCCTCTGGAGGGTATGTGTGCGAGCATGTGTCACGTATGCCTCTGGAGGGTATGTGTGCGACCGTGTGTCATGTATGCCTCTGGAGGGTATGTGTGCGAGCATGTGTCACGTATGCCTCTGGAGGGTATGTGTGCGAGCATGTGTCACGTATGCCTCTGGAGCATCCGCATGCGAGCCTGTgtgaatctacactcaccggccactttattaggtgcaccatgctagtaacgggttggacccgcttttgccttcagaactgcctcaattcttcgtggcatagatacaacaaggtgctggaagctcctcagagattttggtccatattgacatgatggcatcacacagttgccgcagatttgttggctgcacatccatgatgcgaatctcccgttccaccacatccaaaagatgctctattggattgagatctggtgactgtggagccatttgtgtccagtgacctcattgtcatgttcaagaaaccagtctgagatgattccagctttatgacatggcgcattatcctgctgaaagtagccatcagatgttacagggtacattgtgctcataaagggatggacatggtcagcaacaatactcaggtaggctgtggcgttgtatcaaggggcccaaagagtgcccagaaaatattccccacaccatgacaccaccaccaccagcctgaaccgctgatacaaggcaggatggatccatgctttcatgttgttgacaccaaattctgaccctaccatccgaatgtcgcagcagaaatcgagactcatcagaccaggcaacgttttttgagtcaatgttgcctttctatcagcttgaaccagtctgcccattctcctctgacctctggcatcaacaaggcatttccgcccacagaaccgccgctcactggatgttttctttttcggaccattctctgtaaaccctagagatggttgtgtgtgaaaatcccagtagatcagcagtttctgaaatactcagaccagcccttctggcaccaacaaccatgccacgttcaaaggcctcaaatcacctttcttccccatactgatgctcgggagaactgcaggagattgtcttgaccatgtctacatgcctaaatgcactgccgccatgtgattggctgattagaaattaagtgttaacgagcagttggacaggtgtacctaataaagtggccggtgagtgtatattttttataatgatgaaaatacagaaaactctttgaatgagaaggtgcgtccaaacttttggtctttaCTGTATGtcccccccatgatctgtacggcgcttcagaatatgatggcgctatagaaatatagATATATTAATGACTTGCGAACATCAAAGAGAGGAAGTGTCATAAGAGTCATCCATGGATGAAGATAACTGAGCACGACTTTGGTCATTTCTTGAGAAATATAAAATAAGTCTCTATACATCAGTCTGGTCATCAGTccttctgtacaggacagagacatgGGAAACAGAGACCAGAGAGCGGCTCAGATCCTAGAGCTCAACCTAGAGATCCTTTCCCTGAtcaccggagaggtgagagtctgtTATCTCTATCCATAAAATACCTGGAGAGgggaaggattcttaggatctatgtagtgatcagtgtctccccatacacaggattacacagtagtgaagacgtcgcctggtgagtgtgtgaccccccgtgtgtcaggaggatggacccagagccccatcaccgagcctccacctcattcactgatacatgagcagaagatcctagaactgacCATGAAGATGATGGAGTTGCTGGGCAGAGAGGTGAGCGTTGCCGGTATTGCTGAGACTGTGTAAGAGAACTATTGGGGATCCTGGTAATGACTGTATCATTGTGTGTCGCAGgtccctataaggtgtcaggacgtctccATCTATTTCTCCTTGGAGGAGTGGGACtacatagaaggacacaaggaccagtaccagGACatcgtcatgatggaggaccaccagaccCTCACACCGCTGGGTAAGAGGAGACACTCATGAACATTGAGGACAGAGCAAGTGTGAGGGTCACCAAAACTCACCAAACATCTGGTCATCTGAATTGGACAATGTACTCAGTCACTGTGTATTTACGAATCTATTTTTTACAGATGGATCCAATCAGAGAAAACCACCACCGGAATGTTCTATTCTTGAAGAATTCCAAGATTGTCCAGGAGATCCAGAGTATAATGTCTCAccggatcatcaggtagatgaagCTGAGATGCCTATAAATCCTTTAAGGAATGTTCTAGTAATCTCCTGCAGCAGTGGGAGGGTGGGGAGATGGACTCTATGGGATAATATTGATGGTCAGTGGGGTCAGTCATAATTACCATAAAAGATTATAGTAAAAAGAACTTGCTCCACAGAACATCCAGTCCAGAGCAGAAGTGGTGTCCATGAGCGCAGTCTACACCTCGGGATCGGGTCACATCATTTTAGGCAGTTATATAACCGGAACATTGATATGTAATATATTTGGATGCAAGTTGAATCTCCTCCTGCAGGAAATTCTTTCCCCTTGGTTCCTTCCCTCAGGATCCTTCTTCTGTTTTCTCATGACCGACATCTTTACAGAAAAGTTCTGGTGGAGCAAGTAGCAGCCAGGGAAACCCCTCATCAGAGACGGAGGATGGTAAGaacctttcatgtatcttgtggttGATTCTTCCCCTGTACCTTGGAGGAGATGCACCTGGGCTAGTCCTATATACTAGTCCCTGTACTGCCTGCATCAAATACTAAAGCGGATGGTGGTAGAATGGGCCAGGCACCCGGCCTCCTTCCCTTAGCAGTGTGACTGGGCCATGACGAGATTTCCACTGCTATGATGCCAGCCGTGTGTGTGACATGAATATTAAAGCGTAACGCCACAGTTATGAAGATTTTGGTAAGATCATTATATGTGATTCACcccttaaaaacaaacagaatgaggtccatattgtgctgctcaaaCTTTTCTTTCCAAATTTTTTTCCATTCAAGAGACACCTTATTAAACAACAGATCTAGGTTTATCAACAATGCCAAGACACACGGTAACCGTATAGCGCCTTATAGGGCCTCGTGAAACCAAAGCCAAGCATATGCGGTGAAATCAGCATGGTACAAGTATACCGCAGTACATGACATTAACTTGTGTAGTCATGTTCATAACTTGGGGTCACTAATAAAGAGAGAAGGAAGggggtcatgggggggggggagatggggaTGGGGTGATATCGGGAAGGGGAGGGCAGCCAGAGGTTCGGGAGTGGGTGCAGTCTTTCCACTCCTTCCTCAGTCTTTGAGCGCTCGGGACCTCTGGTGAATGACGCAGGTGGCGCCATTATCCAATATGGCGCTGCGATAGGTAGCTGCCTGTACTTCCTTTCCCCCATCTTCCCTGTGTTTTcctgccgtttttttttttttgctatttttttacaCAACCCTGAGAAAACACGTGGACCTAACGCTTGTCTGTGCCGTGTTGAAGCTCAGCCTCGTCccactgactcggcagccaggaCCTCACGCGTGATGTCCAGCACCACCCTGGAGCAGCTGCTGGAGTCACATCGGAGTTAAGAATCTTCAGCCCAGGACCCAAAGAGGGAAGACATTGGGCGAGGTAGCACCCTGTGAATTGCAGCTGAGTGCGTTGCGTGCAGCCAGAGTATCAAACACATAGTAGTGCACCAGGCACACAGGACGCGGGGCTCATCATGAGAAAAGATCACAGGTCTCAAGATTACTTCACCTGCTAGGCCCCTAATGGCATGAGATGCAGCATGGACAGAAACACCATGCCTGTGACCAAACACCCCCACGGAATCCAAATTTCCCCCCCGCCCCCATCCTGAGGCTAGTTTCACTGTAACACCGTAAGCCACACCGGTAACCTAACCCCAGGTCTCGTAGTAATCGGTTTACAA
Proteins encoded in this region:
- the LOC140106131 gene encoding uncharacterized protein, producing the protein MNNVMGDMTEKMYFRDELDLEGTHPADIAKNAIHMKAEPILYREGNLSDSDGGFFRGSYRTLPYTYVHIKEEPVSYDERADFTDQLQAPPTHIKKEQVSCDRGPSTDPNSPYRLPTVHTQYPFHRIKEESALCDEENLTGHYIYTSAAHYQQCPITDVKRDGYFGQALSLDDQQKSFSCRTRRTHYMTHQRIHAGEFSCPDRGKSFSQNSYFVAHQRIHTGERPSSCFKCSKSFRLKGSLNKHLRSHKLDNPYTCPMCRKSFIHKGHFVAHQRIHMEETRFSCTYCGKAFIHHGHLVAHQRIHTEEKKFSCPYCDKSFIHHGHFVAHQRVHTGEKPFPCPECGTCFSTHHNLVVHQRLHSSPAISFF